In Streptomyces sp. P3, one DNA window encodes the following:
- the infB gene encoding translation initiation factor IF-2 produces the protein MAKVRVYELAKEFGVESKVVMAKLQELGEFVRSASSTIEAPVVRKLTDAFQGGGKPAPRKAAPRPGAPSPAQSARPGPAAPRPAAPKPPTAQQPAAPAAPAASSVPSAPAPTTPGPRPGPKPAPRPAPAAPEFTAPPSAPAAPAASAQPAAPAQSAPRPASQGPRPGAPRPAGRPGAGQGQDRGDRGDRGDRGQRPAAAQGPRPGGAPRPGGARPAGPRPGNNPFTSGGNAGMARPQAPRPQGAPRPGGPGAPGAGPRPQAPGGQGGGPRPQSPGGARPSPGGMPRPQGAGPGGPRPGGGPRPNPGMMPQRPAAGPRPGGGPGGRGPGGGGGAGRPGGGGRPGGGGFAGRPAGPGGGARPGGGGGFAGRPGGGGPGGGGGFGGGRPGFGGRPGGPGGRGGTQGAFGRPGGPARRGRKSKRQRRQEYEAMQAPSVGGVMLPRGNGETIRLSRGASLTDFAEKINANPASLVAVMMNLGEMVTATQSVSDATLEVLAGEMNYTIQIVSPEEEDRELLESFDIEFGEDEGDEEDLVVRPPVVTVMGHVDHGKTRLLDAIRKTNVIAGEAGGITQHIGAYQVSTQVNEEDRAITFIDTPGHEAFTAMRARGARSTDIAILVVAANDGVMPQTVEALNHAKAAEVPIVVAVNKIDVEGADPTKVRGQLTEFGLVAEEYGGDTMFVDISAKQGLNIDSLLEAVILTADASLDLRANPSQDAQGISIESRLDRGRGAVATVLVQRGTLRVGDTMVVGDAYGRVRAMLDDNGNNVAEAGPSTPVQVLGLTNVPGAGDNFLVVDEDRTARQIAEKRAARERNAAFAKRTRRFSLENLDAALKAGEVQQLNLIIKGDASGSVEALESSLLQLDVGEEVDIRVLHRGVGAVTESDIDLAMGSDAIVIGFNVRAAGRAAQMAEREGVDVRYYSVIYQAIEEIEAALKGMLKPEYEEVELGTAEIREIFKSSKLGNIAGVLVRSGEVKRNTKARLIRDGKVIAENLNIEGLRRFKDDVTEIREGYEGGINLGNFNDIKIDDVIATYEMREKPRV, from the coding sequence GTGGCTAAGGTCCGGGTATACGAACTCGCCAAGGAGTTCGGGGTGGAGAGCAAGGTCGTCATGGCCAAGCTCCAGGAACTCGGTGAATTCGTCCGTTCGGCGTCCTCGACGATCGAGGCGCCCGTTGTCCGCAAACTGACAGACGCCTTCCAGGGCGGCGGCAAGCCCGCCCCCCGCAAGGCTGCCCCCAGGCCCGGCGCGCCCTCTCCGGCGCAGTCGGCCCGTCCGGGCCCGGCTGCTCCGCGGCCGGCCGCCCCCAAGCCTCCGACGGCTCAGCAGCCCGCGGCTCCCGCCGCCCCTGCTGCCTCGTCGGTCCCGTCGGCCCCCGCGCCGACGACCCCCGGCCCGCGTCCGGGCCCCAAGCCCGCCCCGCGTCCGGCCCCCGCCGCTCCGGAGTTCACCGCTCCGCCGTCGGCCCCCGCCGCTCCGGCGGCTTCGGCCCAGCCCGCGGCTCCGGCCCAGTCCGCTCCGCGTCCGGCCTCGCAGGGACCGCGCCCCGGCGCGCCCCGTCCCGCCGGCCGCCCCGGCGCCGGTCAGGGCCAGGACCGCGGCGACCGTGGTGACCGCGGTGACCGCGGTCAGCGTCCGGCCGCCGCGCAGGGCCCGCGTCCCGGTGGCGCACCCCGTCCGGGCGGTGCCCGTCCGGCAGGCCCGCGTCCGGGCAACAACCCCTTCACGTCCGGCGGCAACGCCGGCATGGCGCGTCCGCAGGCGCCCCGCCCGCAGGGCGCCCCGCGTCCCGGCGGCCCGGGTGCTCCCGGCGCCGGTCCCCGTCCCCAGGCCCCCGGCGGCCAGGGCGGCGGTCCCCGTCCGCAGTCCCCGGGCGGCGCCCGTCCGAGCCCGGGCGGCATGCCTCGCCCGCAGGGCGCCGGACCCGGCGGTCCGCGTCCCGGCGGCGGTCCGCGTCCGAACCCCGGCATGATGCCGCAGCGTCCCGCTGCCGGCCCGCGTCCCGGCGGTGGCCCCGGCGGCCGCGGCCCGGGTGGCGGCGGCGGTGCGGGTCGTCCCGGCGGCGGCGGTCGTCCCGGCGGCGGCGGCTTCGCAGGTCGTCCGGCCGGTCCCGGCGGCGGCGCCCGTCCCGGTGGCGGTGGCGGCTTCGCCGGTCGTCCCGGCGGCGGCGGTCCCGGTGGCGGCGGCGGCTTCGGCGGCGGTCGTCCCGGCTTCGGCGGACGTCCCGGCGGTCCCGGTGGCCGTGGTGGCACGCAGGGCGCCTTCGGTCGTCCCGGCGGTCCCGCGCGTCGCGGTCGCAAGTCGAAGCGGCAGAGGCGCCAGGAGTACGAGGCCATGCAGGCCCCGTCGGTCGGCGGCGTGATGCTGCCTCGCGGCAACGGCGAGACCATTCGCCTGTCGCGCGGTGCGTCCCTCACCGACTTCGCCGAGAAGATCAACGCCAATCCGGCGTCGCTCGTCGCGGTGATGATGAACCTCGGCGAGATGGTCACGGCCACGCAGTCCGTCTCCGACGCGACCCTCGAGGTCCTCGCCGGCGAGATGAACTACACGATCCAGATCGTCAGCCCCGAGGAGGAGGACCGCGAGCTGCTCGAGTCCTTCGACATCGAGTTCGGCGAGGACGAGGGCGACGAGGAGGACCTGGTGGTCCGCCCGCCGGTCGTCACCGTCATGGGTCACGTCGACCACGGAAAGACCCGACTGCTCGACGCCATCCGCAAGACGAACGTCATCGCGGGCGAGGCCGGCGGCATCACCCAGCACATCGGTGCCTACCAGGTCTCGACCCAGGTCAACGAAGAGGACCGCGCGATCACCTTCATCGACACCCCGGGTCACGAGGCGTTCACCGCCATGCGTGCCCGTGGTGCCCGGTCGACGGACATCGCGATCCTGGTCGTCGCGGCCAACGACGGCGTCATGCCGCAGACGGTCGAGGCGCTCAACCACGCCAAGGCGGCCGAGGTCCCGATCGTCGTCGCGGTCAACAAGATCGACGTCGAGGGCGCCGACCCGACCAAGGTGCGCGGTCAGCTCACCGAGTTCGGTCTGGTGGCCGAGGAGTACGGCGGCGACACGATGTTCGTCGACATCTCCGCCAAGCAGGGTCTGAACATCGACTCGCTGCTGGAGGCCGTGATCCTCACGGCCGACGCCTCGCTCGACCTGCGGGCCAACCCCAGCCAGGACGCGCAGGGCATCTCGATCGAGTCCCGTCTCGACCGCGGCCGCGGCGCCGTGGCGACGGTCCTCGTGCAGCGAGGCACCCTGCGGGTCGGCGACACGATGGTCGTGGGCGACGCCTACGGCCGGGTGCGCGCCATGCTCGACGACAACGGCAACAACGTCGCCGAGGCCGGCCCGTCGACGCCGGTCCAGGTCCTGGGCCTGACCAACGTCCCGGGTGCGGGCGACAACTTCCTCGTCGTCGACGAGGACCGCACCGCCCGCCAGATCGCCGAGAAGCGTGCCGCCCGCGAGCGGAACGCCGCCTTCGCCAAGCGCACGCGCAGGTTCTCCCTGGAGAACCTGGACGCCGCCCTGAAGGCCGGCGAGGTCCAGCAGCTGAACCTGATCATCAAGGGTGACGCTTCTGGTTCGGTGGAGGCCCTCGAGTCCTCCCTGCTCCAGCTGGACGTCGGCGAAGAGGTCGACATCCGCGTCCTGCACCGCGGCGTCGGTGCGGTCACGGAGTCGGACATCGACCTGGCCATGGGCTCGGACGCCATCGTCATCGGCTTCAACGTTCGTGCGGCGGGCCGCGCGGCGCAGATGGCCGAGCGCGAGGGTGTCGACGTCCGGTACTACTCGGTCATCTACCAGGCGATCGAGGAGATCGAGGCGGCCCTGAAGGGCATGCTGAAGCCGGAGTACGAGGAGGTCGAGCTCGGCACGGCGGAGATCCGCGAGATCTTCAAGTCGTCCAAGCTGGGCAACATCGCCGGTGTCCTGGTCCGCTCGGGCGAGGTCAAGCGCAACACCAAGGCGCGCCTCATCCGCGACGGCAAGGTCATCGCGGAGAACCTCAACATCGAGGGCCTGCGCCGCTTCAAGGACGACGTCACCGAGATCCGCGAAGGCTACGAGGGCGGTATCAACCTCGGAAACTTCAACGACATCAAGATCGACGACGTCATCGCGACGTACGAGATGCGCGAGAAGCCGCGGGTGTAG
- a CDS encoding YlxR family protein produces MSGRTHAGACPERTCVGCRERAAKTELLRIVAIKDACVPDPRGTLPGRGAYLHPAPFCLDQAVRRRAFTRALRAPGALDTKVLRQYVEQTTVAEQATP; encoded by the coding sequence GTGTCTGGCCGGACGCACGCCGGAGCATGCCCTGAACGCACCTGTGTGGGGTGCCGGGAGCGAGCGGCCAAGACGGAGCTGCTGCGCATCGTGGCGATCAAGGACGCATGTGTCCCTGATCCACGCGGTACGCTGCCCGGCCGGGGTGCGTATCTGCATCCCGCCCCGTTCTGTCTCGATCAGGCGGTACGCCGGCGGGCGTTCACGAGGGCGTTGCGAGCCCCGGGAGCGCTCGACACAAAGGTGTTGCGCCAGTACGTCGAGCAGACGACCGTTGCCGAGCAGGCAACACCGTAA
- the rimP gene encoding ribosome maturation factor RimP — protein MSTTQSERLRELLEPLVASQGLDLEEITVDSVGRRRVLSVVVDSDTGADLDRIADVSRALSAKLDETDAMGEGEYTLEVGTPGAERALTEHRHYVRATGRLVRFQLGAGGDLVARILTVDDEGLDVEVPGVKGRKATARRLAFGDVDKARVQVEFNRKDGSADQSDSNEKEEEA, from the coding sequence ATGAGCACCACCCAGAGCGAGAGGCTGCGAGAGCTCCTGGAACCGCTCGTCGCCTCCCAGGGTCTGGATCTCGAAGAGATCACCGTGGACTCGGTAGGCCGCAGAAGAGTGCTGAGCGTCGTCGTCGACTCCGACACCGGAGCGGACCTGGACCGGATCGCCGATGTGAGCCGTGCGCTCTCGGCGAAGCTCGACGAGACGGACGCGATGGGCGAGGGCGAGTACACCCTCGAGGTCGGCACCCCGGGCGCGGAGCGCGCCCTCACCGAACACCGGCACTACGTGCGCGCCACCGGCCGGCTGGTCCGGTTCCAGCTCGGGGCGGGCGGCGACCTGGTCGCCCGGATCCTGACGGTCGACGACGAGGGGCTCGACGTCGAGGTGCCCGGCGTGAAGGGCCGCAAGGCCACCGCCCGCCGACTCGCCTTCGGCGACGTCGACAAGGCGCGCGTACAGGTCGAGTTCAACCGCAAGGACGGCTCGGCCGACCAGAGCGACAGCAACGAGAAGGAAGAGGAGGCGTAG
- a CDS encoding serine protease, translating to MAGRGPRTPRHDSLWGGSRDGRTDPRGTRDEDPGVPFGADASLVHIRDLAGRPRGAGFVADHHGTVLTSHETVDGLSRLVVHAAGDRSCVVSADAVTPLPELDLALVRTEGLGADPLPVTVREGVEPGRYVRLAAGCWREARVLARTPVTYTATDRLHQLGGAVELAIGTAGRDALRPGGGAAGGPVLDATTGAVVAVLGTALCSGTRDSGFAVALRPTPPTPPGDAPVSEEGPAGAGGPAAGGGVGPAAGAGVGQGHGLGTGDDVSTGARSAVPPRETRHGFGVGLGVGLGHGYRCRDMAGAAGTGPAPAPAVAVPYGGSPPGEGDVRAAPAQAAGSLAELLARNAATVPAYGADLNLAGVLELTATSVASDGPPGALSGCLGGTAGGSRPAATAPVERAHPTREFAAFAVSPAAVLGLVGAPGSGRTTELAALAARRYRASGQAPTLWLRGADLRAEDDSLADAVRRTLARAARIVSAGRSTPRTAVPGPPHPPGTSQTAETSGTAGTAQTPGTEGASGRAAAPSGSGVGSSGHSSGGAGPDDVTPERLACVARAAGRPLLLLLDGPEEMSPVLAHRLADWTENTADWLRETGARLVVACRAEYWERAGAQFPPETLYGTAAPSGPLPPCVRLGDLTPDEACEARARYAVPETALAAPDDRHPLTLRLLSEIRAALPGPADRPQADRTQVGRTPVDRDDVFAAHLDLMCLRVAVRIAVENGLRGAAVRRLAAKVSGQVHEAARRSLGPGQGQLDRASFEAVFPWGPAPARLGGGSGWASAVLAEGLLVPAGGGYRFAHEELADWIQGFHLDLDEALRALVHGPDAPGGDRLPPVPHHRIGPVLQALLLLGRHQGPHRLAARLRELIHSLEADPGSWWAARLLAGTLLRVPDATPYTGVLRLLADRIGSCAAETDGPFADFGPGFWTELALPCDARLDLLRRLVLADGAPRDADAPRYLDVVAGLLAADPAAVQPHLTHWFDDERPLPAAPHATVATAAQALLHTHRRRALDDLTDVLVDCTHHRAAELLAVLAEEEPSALCRAVDRWAHDERPARRVAAVAHALRAAPQVDTEADRRLLRHAALDLLARPADGALHGGALALLVRDPETRPGHLVRALERFAAGDDPYLPPGALLPALSTDPGPVLHAFRARLLGTDRADAGRILRTLADVTSPPDPARRIAVLVREAGERRPECAGHVAAYVDRRLDHGPDARALLLPLVTGLLTDGSPEPVRAALAGVLAAPGAPGSRPLRDEFLEYLLAREQAPRSCTPSCTRPRAATATTCATSSTASATSSSAPRKARPASTAGWPTWAGMCRASRCGRWSG from the coding sequence ATGGCGGGACGGGGCCCGCGGACCCCGCGGCACGACTCCCTGTGGGGCGGATCGCGGGACGGCCGGACGGATCCTCGCGGCACCCGCGACGAAGATCCCGGCGTCCCCTTCGGCGCCGACGCCTCCCTGGTCCACATCCGCGACCTGGCCGGCCGGCCACGCGGCGCCGGCTTCGTCGCCGACCACCACGGCACGGTGCTCACCAGCCACGAGACCGTCGACGGCCTCTCCCGGCTCGTGGTGCACGCCGCGGGCGACCGCAGCTGCGTCGTGAGCGCCGACGCGGTCACCCCGCTGCCCGAGCTCGATCTGGCACTCGTCCGCACCGAAGGCCTCGGCGCGGACCCGTTGCCGGTGACCGTACGGGAGGGCGTCGAGCCCGGCCGGTACGTCCGGCTCGCCGCCGGCTGCTGGCGCGAGGCGCGGGTCCTGGCCCGGACGCCCGTGACGTACACGGCCACGGACCGACTCCACCAGCTCGGCGGGGCCGTCGAGCTGGCGATCGGCACGGCGGGCCGGGACGCGCTGAGGCCTGGCGGCGGCGCGGCCGGCGGGCCGGTCCTCGACGCCACCACCGGTGCGGTCGTCGCCGTCCTCGGCACGGCACTGTGCTCCGGCACCCGCGACAGCGGCTTCGCCGTCGCCCTGCGCCCCACGCCCCCGACGCCGCCCGGTGACGCACCGGTGAGCGAAGAGGGCCCGGCGGGCGCCGGCGGTCCGGCGGCCGGAGGCGGAGTCGGTCCCGCGGCAGGCGCCGGTGTGGGTCAGGGCCACGGACTTGGCACCGGGGACGATGTCTCGACGGGTGCCCGGTCGGCAGTGCCGCCGCGAGAGACCCGACACGGGTTCGGGGTCGGGCTCGGGGTCGGGCTCGGACACGGGTACCGATGCCGGGACATGGCCGGGGCCGCGGGCACCGGTCCGGCCCCCGCGCCGGCTGTCGCGGTGCCGTACGGCGGTTCGCCGCCGGGGGAGGGCGATGTGCGGGCGGCACCGGCTCAGGCCGCCGGGTCCCTGGCCGAACTGCTCGCCCGCAACGCGGCGACCGTGCCCGCCTACGGCGCGGACCTCAATCTGGCGGGCGTCCTGGAGCTGACGGCCACCTCCGTCGCGTCCGACGGGCCACCCGGCGCGCTGTCCGGCTGCCTCGGCGGCACCGCCGGCGGTTCCCGCCCCGCCGCGACGGCCCCGGTGGAACGCGCGCACCCCACAAGGGAGTTCGCCGCCTTCGCGGTGAGTCCGGCGGCCGTCCTCGGCCTCGTCGGAGCACCCGGCAGCGGCCGGACGACGGAGCTCGCGGCGCTCGCCGCCCGCCGCTACCGGGCATCCGGCCAGGCTCCCACCCTGTGGCTGCGCGGCGCCGACCTGCGGGCCGAGGACGACTCGCTCGCGGACGCGGTCCGCCGCACCCTGGCCAGGGCGGCACGCATCGTGTCCGCGGGGCGGAGCACGCCGCGGACGGCGGTCCCCGGCCCACCGCACCCACCGGGGACCTCACAGACGGCGGAGACGTCAGGGACGGCGGGGACGGCGCAGACGCCAGGGACGGAGGGGGCCTCGGGCAGGGCGGCCGCACCGAGTGGGTCCGGCGTCGGCTCGTCCGGCCACTCGTCGGGCGGTGCCGGTCCGGACGACGTCACCCCCGAGCGGCTGGCCTGTGTCGCCCGGGCCGCGGGCCGCCCCCTGCTGCTGCTCCTCGACGGCCCCGAGGAGATGTCCCCGGTCCTCGCCCACCGGCTCGCCGACTGGACCGAGAACACCGCCGACTGGCTGCGGGAGACCGGCGCCCGACTGGTGGTCGCGTGCCGGGCGGAGTACTGGGAGCGGGCGGGCGCGCAGTTCCCGCCGGAGACGCTGTACGGGACCGCGGCGCCGTCGGGCCCGCTCCCGCCCTGCGTCCGCCTCGGCGACCTCACGCCCGACGAGGCGTGCGAGGCCCGAGCCCGTTACGCCGTCCCCGAGACCGCGCTCGCCGCGCCCGACGACCGTCACCCCCTCACCCTCCGCCTCCTCTCGGAGATCCGTGCCGCCCTGCCCGGCCCCGCGGACCGGCCCCAGGCCGACCGGACGCAGGTCGGCCGAACCCCCGTAGACCGGGACGACGTCTTCGCCGCCCACCTCGACCTGATGTGCCTGCGCGTCGCCGTCCGGATCGCCGTCGAGAACGGACTGCGGGGCGCGGCCGTGCGCCGTCTGGCGGCGAAGGTCTCCGGACAGGTCCACGAGGCCGCCCGCCGCAGTCTGGGACCGGGGCAGGGCCAGCTGGACCGTGCCTCGTTCGAAGCGGTGTTCCCCTGGGGGCCGGCGCCCGCCCGGCTCGGCGGCGGCAGCGGCTGGGCGTCGGCCGTCCTCGCCGAGGGCCTCCTGGTGCCCGCGGGCGGCGGCTACCGCTTCGCCCACGAGGAACTCGCCGACTGGATCCAGGGCTTCCATCTCGACCTGGACGAGGCGCTGCGCGCCCTGGTCCACGGCCCCGACGCGCCCGGCGGCGACCGCCTGCCGCCCGTGCCGCATCACCGCATCGGCCCCGTGCTCCAGGCCCTGCTGCTCCTGGGCCGGCACCAGGGCCCCCACCGGCTCGCCGCGCGATTGCGCGAGCTGATCCACTCCCTGGAGGCCGATCCGGGCTCCTGGTGGGCCGCCCGGCTGCTCGCCGGAACCCTGCTGCGCGTGCCGGACGCGACGCCGTACACGGGCGTCCTGCGCCTGCTCGCGGACCGCATCGGCTCCTGCGCCGCCGAGACGGACGGCCCCTTCGCGGACTTCGGCCCCGGATTCTGGACGGAACTGGCCCTCCCCTGCGACGCCCGCCTCGACCTCCTGCGCCGTCTGGTCCTCGCCGACGGCGCCCCCCGCGACGCGGACGCGCCCCGCTACCTGGACGTCGTGGCAGGTCTGCTCGCGGCCGACCCGGCCGCCGTGCAGCCGCACCTCACCCACTGGTTCGACGACGAGCGGCCGCTGCCCGCGGCCCCGCACGCCACGGTGGCGACGGCCGCGCAGGCCCTGCTGCACACCCATCGGCGACGGGCCCTCGACGACCTCACCGACGTGCTCGTCGACTGCACCCACCACCGCGCCGCCGAGCTGCTCGCCGTGCTGGCCGAGGAGGAGCCGTCCGCGCTGTGCCGGGCCGTCGACCGCTGGGCACACGACGAGCGCCCGGCCCGGCGGGTCGCGGCGGTCGCACACGCCCTGCGCGCCGCGCCGCAGGTGGACACGGAGGCCGACCGCCGACTGCTGCGGCACGCCGCCCTGGACCTGCTCGCCCGTCCCGCCGACGGCGCGCTGCACGGCGGGGCGCTCGCCCTCCTCGTCCGCGACCCCGAGACCCGCCCGGGGCACCTGGTGCGGGCCCTGGAGAGGTTCGCGGCGGGCGACGACCCGTATCTCCCGCCCGGCGCGCTGCTGCCCGCCCTGTCCACCGACCCCGGGCCGGTGCTGCACGCGTTCCGGGCGCGGCTGCTCGGCACCGACCGCGCGGACGCGGGCAGGATCCTGCGGACGCTCGCCGACGTCACCAGCCCTCCCGACCCGGCCCGCCGGATCGCCGTCCTGGTCCGGGAGGCCGGAGAGCGCCGGCCGGAGTGCGCAGGACATGTGGCCGCGTACGTCGACCGACGTCTCGACCACGGGCCCGACGCCCGCGCCCTGCTCCTCCCGCTGGTCACCGGCCTGTTGACCGACGGGAGCCCGGAGCCGGTCCGAGCCGCGCTGGCCGGGGTGCTGGCCGCCCCGGGCGCGCCCGGGTCCCGCCCGCTGCGGGACGAGTTCCTGGAGTACCTCCTCGCCCGTGAGCAGGCCCCGCGGTCCTGTACGCCGTCCTGTACGCGGCCGCGGGCCGCGACGGCGACGACCTGCGCGACCTCGTCCACCGCATCGGCCACGTCCTCGTCCGCACCCCGCAAGGCGCGACCTGCTTCGACCGCGGGCTGGCCGACCTGGGCCGGCATGTGCCGGGCTTCGCGGTGCGGGCGGTGGAGTGGCTGA
- the rbfA gene encoding 30S ribosome-binding factor RbfA encodes MADNARAKRLADLIREVVAQKLQRGIKDPRLGSHVTITDTRVTGDLREATVFYTVYGDDEERAAAAAGLESAKGVLRSEVGRAAGVKFTPTLAFVADALPDNARTIDDLLDRARAADEKVREVSAGAGYAGEADPYRKPGDEDETDD; translated from the coding sequence GTGGCCGACAACGCGCGCGCCAAGAGGCTGGCGGACCTCATCCGAGAGGTGGTGGCCCAGAAGCTGCAGCGTGGGATCAAGGACCCGCGGCTCGGTTCCCACGTCACCATCACGGACACCCGGGTGACCGGCGACCTCAGGGAAGCGACCGTCTTCTACACCGTGTACGGCGACGACGAGGAGCGGGCGGCCGCGGCCGCGGGCCTGGAGAGCGCCAAGGGCGTCCTGCGGTCCGAGGTGGGCCGTGCGGCCGGTGTGAAGTTCACGCCGACGCTGGCCTTCGTGGCCGACGCCCTGCCGGACAACGCCCGCACCATCGACGACCTCCTCGACAGGGCGCGCGCCGCCGACGAGAAGGTCCGCGAGGTGTCCGCGGGCGCCGGGTACGCCGGTGAGGCCGACCCGTACCGCAAGCCCGGCGACGAGGACGAGACGGACGACTGA
- the truB gene encoding tRNA pseudouridine(55) synthase TruB, translating into MNGKQNTPDGLVIVDKPSGFTSHDVVAKMRGIARTRRVGHAGTLDPMATGVLVLGVEKATKLLGHLALTEKEYLGTIRLGQTTLTDDAEGEITGSTDASKVTRDAIDAGIAKLSGDIMQVPSKVSAIKIDGVRSYKRARDGEEFEIPARPVTVSAFSVYDVRDAVAEDGTPVTDLVVSVVCSSGTYIRALARDLGADLGVGGHLTALRRTRVGPYKLDAARTLDQLQQELSVLPIADAAAAAFPRWNVDARRARLLLNGVRLEMPDEYAGAGAVAVFDPEGRFLALVEEQKGKAKSLAVLG; encoded by the coding sequence ATGAACGGCAAGCAGAACACGCCCGACGGCCTTGTCATCGTCGACAAGCCGTCGGGCTTCACTTCGCACGACGTCGTGGCCAAGATGCGGGGGATCGCCCGGACCCGCCGCGTCGGCCACGCCGGCACGCTCGACCCGATGGCGACGGGCGTCCTCGTCCTCGGCGTCGAGAAGGCGACCAAGCTCCTCGGGCATCTCGCGCTCACCGAGAAGGAGTACCTGGGCACGATCAGGCTCGGCCAGACGACCCTGACGGACGACGCGGAGGGCGAGATCACGGGGTCCACGGACGCCTCGAAGGTCACCCGGGACGCGATCGACGCGGGCATCGCCAAGCTGAGCGGCGACATCATGCAGGTGCCGTCCAAGGTCAGCGCCATCAAGATCGACGGCGTCCGCTCCTACAAGCGCGCCAGGGACGGCGAGGAATTCGAGATCCCGGCCCGCCCGGTCACCGTCTCGGCCTTCTCGGTGTACGACGTCCGTGACGCCGTCGCCGAGGACGGCACCCCGGTCACGGACCTGGTGGTGTCGGTCGTCTGCTCCTCCGGCACCTACATTCGCGCCCTCGCCCGGGACCTGGGCGCGGACCTCGGCGTCGGCGGCCACCTCACCGCCCTGCGCCGCACCCGTGTCGGCCCGTACAAGCTGGACGCGGCGAGGACGCTCGACCAGCTGCAGCAGGAGCTGAGCGTGCTGCCGATCGCCGACGCCGCAGCCGCGGCCTTCCCCCGCTGGAACGTGGACGCGAGGCGCGCACGGCTGCTCCTGAACGGCGTACGCCTGGAGATGCCCGACGAGTACGCGGGCGCGGGCGCGGTGGCCGTGTTCGACCCCGAGGGCCGCTTCCTGGCCCTGGTGGAGGAGCAGAAGGGCAAGGCGAAGAGCCTCGCCGTGCTCGGCTGA
- a CDS encoding DUF503 domain-containing protein: MYVGTLSFDLLLGDVHSLKEKRSVIRPIVAELQRKYAVSAAEVDNQNLHRRAEIGLAVVSGDTEHLTDVLDRCERLVAARPEVELLSVRRRLHGDDD, translated from the coding sequence ATGTACGTGGGGACACTGTCCTTCGACCTTCTCCTCGGCGACGTGCACTCGCTGAAGGAGAAGCGCTCCGTCATCCGTCCGATCGTCGCCGAGCTCCAGCGCAAGTACGCGGTGAGCGCGGCCGAGGTGGACAATCAGAACCTCCACCGCAGGGCCGAGATCGGCCTCGCCGTGGTCTCCGGTGACACGGAGCATCTGACCGACGTCCTGGACCGGTGCGAACGGCTGGTGGCCGCCCGCCCCGAAGTGGAGCTGCTGTCGGTCAGACGCCGCCTCCACGGCGACGACGACTGA
- the nusA gene encoding transcription termination factor NusA has product MDIDMSALRGLVREKEISFDLLVEAIESALLIAYHRTEGSRRHARVELDRQSGHVTVWAKEDPEDLEEGQEPRTFDDTPSDFGRIAATTAKQVILQRLRDAEDDATLGEYAGREGDIVTGVVQQGRDPKNVLVDIGKLEAILPVQEQVPGETYPHGLRLRSYVVRVAKGVRGPSVTLSRTHPNLVKKLFALEVPEIADGSVEIAAIAREAGHRTKIAVRSTRSGLNAKGACIGPMGGRVRNVMGELNGEKIDIVDWSDDPAEMVANALSPARVSKVEVVDLGARSARVTVPDYQLSLAIGKEGQNARLAARLTGWRIDIRPDTEQTEE; this is encoded by the coding sequence GTGGACATCGACATGAGCGCCCTGCGGGGCTTGGTGCGGGAGAAGGAGATCTCCTTCGACCTGCTGGTCGAGGCGATCGAGTCGGCCCTCCTCATCGCCTACCACCGCACCGAGGGAAGCCGCCGTCACGCGCGCGTGGAGCTCGACCGGCAATCGGGGCACGTGACCGTGTGGGCGAAGGAGGACCCCGAGGACCTCGAGGAGGGGCAGGAGCCCCGGACGTTCGACGACACCCCGTCCGACTTCGGCCGTATCGCCGCCACCACGGCCAAGCAGGTCATCCTGCAGCGCCTGCGCGACGCCGAGGACGACGCGACGCTCGGCGAGTACGCCGGCCGTGAGGGCGACATCGTCACCGGCGTGGTCCAGCAGGGCCGCGACCCGAAGAACGTGCTCGTGGACATCGGCAAGCTGGAGGCCATCCTGCCGGTGCAGGAGCAGGTGCCCGGCGAGACGTACCCGCACGGCCTGCGACTGCGGTCGTACGTCGTCCGGGTGGCGAAGGGCGTGCGCGGCCCGTCCGTCACCCTCTCCCGGACGCACCCCAACCTGGTGAAGAAGCTCTTCGCGCTGGAGGTGCCGGAGATCGCCGACGGGTCCGTCGAGATCGCCGCCATCGCCCGCGAGGCCGGTCACCGCACGAAGATCGCCGTCAGGTCCACCCGTTCGGGCCTGAACGCCAAGGGCGCCTGCATCGGCCCCATGGGCGGCCGGGTGCGCAACGTCATGGGCGAGCTCAACGGCGAGAAGATCGACATCGTGGACTGGTCGGACGACCCGGCCGAGATGGTGGCGAACGCCCTGTCCCCGGCCCGTGTCTCCAAGGTGGAGGTCGTGGACCTCGGGGCCCGCTCCGCGCGCGTGACCGTGCCGGACTACCAGCTGTCCCTGGCGATCGGCAAGGAGGGGCAGAACGCCCGCCTCGCCGCCCGTCTGACCGGCTGGCGCATCGACATCCGCCCGGACACCGAACAGACGGAGGAATAG